One Bdellovibrio bacteriovorus str. Tiberius DNA segment encodes these proteins:
- a CDS encoding tryptophan halogenase family protein yields MNTLSDHIDNAFDLSYLNFPKCPPTDIKTIGILGGGTAGYLAALALKKYHPEVEVTVIESSKIPVIGVGESTTTEIVPFLHRGLEIDPADFFREVQPTLKFGIRFDWGCPGDYKFNFSFFAGHQYESYYYENDIKNSNWPSVLMNENKIPIIRNKNGTLTSFLASIPFSYHIDNKNLIRFLNKEVKSRGIDILDAEVHEVKLDDRGYVASLESKEGHSLSYDLYIDCSGFRSKILGQALKTEFTPFTDTLVTDRALTFDLPNKDVVDCYTSVITMNNGWCWKIPMRTEDHYGYVFSSKFCDEETALAEARARFGHFEKYKMVEFRSGRHTQAWVKNVFSLGNSYGFIEPLESTAIQTAVHSINVLCRLMPKTLDDQISISGINNEIAVTWDTFRWFVGMHYKFNKKLDTPFWKHCREKTNIGHAQTIMDLFNQRPPLSAGNFGSNSQFTATEALVFNSYSYDTLIFGQKEVHKPLAAPEMSKEEYFGKLKSYQELTSRSLSLFELFKGDHLFEDEILEQLFNDTDTWIMEADV; encoded by the coding sequence ATGAACACACTTTCTGACCATATCGACAATGCCTTTGATTTAAGCTATTTGAACTTTCCAAAATGCCCGCCGACGGACATCAAAACCATCGGCATTTTAGGTGGCGGCACCGCCGGATATCTCGCAGCCCTGGCGCTTAAAAAGTATCACCCCGAAGTTGAAGTCACCGTTATTGAGTCCAGCAAAATTCCAGTCATCGGCGTCGGCGAATCCACCACCACCGAGATCGTGCCGTTCCTGCACCGCGGCCTTGAGATCGACCCGGCGGATTTCTTCCGTGAAGTCCAGCCGACGTTGAAGTTCGGTATTCGTTTTGACTGGGGCTGCCCGGGTGATTACAAATTCAATTTCAGCTTCTTTGCCGGACACCAGTACGAGTCCTACTACTATGAAAACGACATCAAGAATTCCAACTGGCCATCGGTGTTGATGAATGAAAATAAAATTCCGATCATTCGCAACAAAAACGGAACTTTGACTTCATTCCTGGCAAGCATTCCGTTTTCCTACCACATCGACAACAAGAACCTGATCCGCTTCCTGAACAAGGAGGTCAAAAGCCGCGGCATTGACATTCTGGATGCCGAAGTTCACGAAGTGAAACTGGATGACCGTGGGTATGTGGCATCTTTGGAATCAAAGGAAGGTCACAGTCTTTCCTATGATCTGTACATCGACTGCTCTGGCTTCCGCTCCAAGATTCTGGGTCAGGCGCTAAAAACGGAATTCACACCGTTCACAGACACTTTGGTCACGGACCGCGCACTGACCTTTGATCTGCCCAACAAAGATGTCGTGGATTGCTACACATCTGTGATTACCATGAACAATGGCTGGTGCTGGAAGATCCCGATGCGCACTGAAGACCACTATGGTTATGTGTTCTCGTCCAAGTTCTGTGACGAGGAAACTGCTTTGGCTGAAGCCCGCGCCCGCTTCGGTCATTTTGAAAAATACAAAATGGTTGAATTCCGTTCGGGTCGTCATACTCAAGCCTGGGTGAAAAACGTGTTTTCTTTGGGGAACTCTTACGGGTTTATTGAGCCTTTGGAATCCACTGCCATTCAGACGGCTGTTCACAGCATCAATGTTTTGTGCCGTTTGATGCCTAAAACCCTGGACGATCAGATTTCCATCTCGGGTATCAACAATGAAATCGCGGTGACGTGGGACACTTTCCGCTGGTTTGTGGGCATGCACTATAAGTTCAACAAGAAACTGGACACTCCGTTCTGGAAGCACTGCCGTGAAAAGACCAACATCGGACACGCACAAACCATCATGGACCTGTTCAATCAAAGACCACCTCTAAGCGCAGGGAACTTTGGATCCAACTCTCAGTTCACGGCGACAGAGGCACTGGTCTTTAACAGCTACAGTTATGACACTTTGATTTTCGGACAAAAAGAAGTTCACAAACCTCTGGCCGCACCGGAAATGAGCAAGGAAGAATACTTCGGCAAACTGAAGTCCTATCAAGAATTGACCAGCCGTTCCCTGTCACTGTTTGAATTGTTCAAAGGGGATCATCTGTTTGAAGATGAGATCCTGGAGCAGCTCTTCAATGACACTGACACCTGGATCATGGAAGCCGACGTCTAA
- a CDS encoding glycerophosphodiester phosphodiesterase, with protein MKMMGHRGARDRAPENTLRSFEFALQSGVAAVEFDIHESQDGVWVVHHDDTLDRTTISTGRVDACTWNELSNVRTKEGDLLPRLEQVLELFKGAQTELQIEVKSSGNFKVLAELLKNNFPSERLTVISFNHRWLREFRDHSAIKTTCLLFGLPLNPVQIMESAGAQGISLSVNWIDQQLVAECHAAGFTVTAWNANDEATFQKMKRIGVDCLGTDVPFTAASWS; from the coding sequence ATGAAAATGATGGGACATCGCGGGGCTCGGGACCGGGCACCAGAAAACACTTTGCGTTCTTTTGAGTTTGCTTTGCAATCCGGCGTAGCCGCCGTGGAATTCGACATTCACGAATCCCAGGACGGGGTGTGGGTGGTTCATCACGACGACACTTTGGATCGCACTACCATCAGCACGGGCCGGGTGGATGCCTGCACCTGGAACGAGCTTTCCAATGTTCGCACCAAAGAGGGCGACCTGTTGCCGCGCTTGGAACAGGTTTTGGAACTTTTCAAAGGTGCTCAGACCGAGTTGCAGATCGAGGTGAAATCGTCGGGGAACTTTAAGGTTCTGGCTGAACTTTTGAAAAATAATTTCCCGTCAGAACGACTGACCGTCATTTCTTTCAATCATCGGTGGCTGCGTGAATTCCGTGACCATTCCGCGATCAAGACCACATGTTTGCTGTTTGGTTTGCCGCTGAATCCGGTGCAAATAATGGAAAGTGCCGGGGCGCAGGGAATATCGCTCAGTGTGAACTGGATTGATCAGCAGTTGGTGGCTGAATGCCATGCAGCGGGATTCACGGTCACGGCGTGGAATGCCAATGACGAAGCCACGTTCCAGAAAATGAAGCGCATTGGCGTGGATTGTCTGGGAACAGACGTCCCATTTACCGCCGCGTCGTGGTCTTAA
- a CDS encoding tRNA-uridine aminocarboxypropyltransferase encodes MIQQRKRKTKDPCPECFLHRDLCLCSLIPQLESRTRLCLVIHAKELKRTTNTGRLAIKSLLNSEMRVRGDSQEALDLSDLLVPEYRTVLFFPAEDARELNAEFMAEDPRPLQLIVPDGNWRQASKVNTRHPEIAGIPRVMISAPNKSQHHLRAETTEEGMATLQAIAQAFLVAEGPAVGGALMELYQEKLKRTLMGRGVLPKPT; translated from the coding sequence ATGATCCAGCAACGAAAACGCAAAACCAAAGACCCTTGCCCTGAATGTTTCCTGCACCGGGATTTGTGCCTTTGCAGTTTGATACCTCAACTGGAATCCCGCACCCGTTTGTGTCTGGTGATTCACGCCAAAGAACTAAAGCGCACCACTAACACCGGTCGTCTGGCGATCAAGTCTTTGCTTAACAGCGAGATGCGTGTGCGCGGAGACAGTCAGGAGGCTTTGGACCTTTCTGATTTGCTGGTGCCTGAATACCGCACGGTTTTGTTTTTCCCCGCGGAAGATGCGCGCGAACTGAATGCCGAATTTATGGCCGAAGACCCGCGTCCTTTGCAATTGATTGTGCCGGATGGGAACTGGCGCCAGGCCAGCAAGGTCAACACCCGCCATCCTGAAATTGCCGGGATTCCGCGAGTGATGATCAGTGCGCCCAATAAATCCCAGCACCACTTGCGGGCGGAAACGACCGAAGAAGGTATGGCGACTTTGCAGGCGATTGCGCAGGCTTTTTTGGTGGCGGAAGGCCCCGCAGTCGGTGGGGCCCTGATGGAATTATATCAGGAAAAATTAAAAAGAACCTTGATGGGACGGGGAGTTCTGCCGAAGCCGACTTAG
- a CDS encoding trans-sulfuration enzyme family protein — translation MTKKKAAKSKSPRTQAIHGEFLSKSWEFSHHLIPPMTASTTFRLESLQRGAEGFSTFGAQKGEEKPIWIYDRLEEPTTKMLEDQLALLEKGECAVTFGSGMGAIASTLMSLLSSGQKVIAHKTLYGCTYSLLTNWLPRLNISTHLMDVNDFKNLALQLADPATRVVYFESVSNPILEIADLEKITALVKAANKKRGKDNQIYTVVDNTFATPWALRPVEWNVDFVIQSLTKNISGFGTEMGGAVIAPRSHESILRVARKDFGAIIHPYSAWHILVYGISTQAIRFEQQQASATAVAKFLEAHPKVASVTYPGLKSHAQHKLAKKYLKSPEGKFAPGTMISFQLKGDMKKCQKFVDDIAKNSYSITLAVSLGLTKTLIEVPGFMTHSAIPDDKRGDSGIDPRAIRLSIGLENVNDIIEDLHEALKKI, via the coding sequence ATGACCAAGAAAAAAGCGGCCAAATCCAAGTCACCAAGAACTCAAGCCATACACGGAGAGTTCCTTTCAAAATCATGGGAGTTCTCTCACCATTTGATTCCGCCGATGACGGCGTCGACGACTTTCCGTCTGGAATCCCTGCAAAGGGGCGCAGAAGGTTTTAGTACTTTCGGTGCCCAGAAAGGCGAAGAAAAGCCGATCTGGATCTATGACCGTCTGGAAGAACCAACAACAAAAATGCTGGAAGACCAATTGGCACTTCTGGAAAAAGGCGAGTGCGCGGTGACCTTCGGCAGCGGTATGGGCGCAATTGCCTCCACCCTGATGTCATTGCTTTCTTCCGGCCAAAAAGTCATTGCCCATAAAACTTTGTACGGTTGCACTTACAGTCTTTTGACGAACTGGCTGCCGCGTTTGAATATTTCCACGCATCTGATGGACGTGAATGACTTTAAAAATCTGGCACTGCAGCTGGCGGACCCGGCCACACGCGTGGTGTACTTTGAATCCGTATCGAATCCTATCCTGGAAATCGCCGATCTGGAAAAGATCACGGCGCTGGTGAAAGCGGCCAACAAAAAACGCGGTAAAGACAATCAGATCTACACCGTCGTGGACAACACTTTCGCGACACCGTGGGCACTTCGTCCGGTGGAATGGAACGTGGACTTTGTGATTCAGAGTCTGACCAAAAATATTTCTGGTTTCGGTACTGAAATGGGCGGGGCGGTGATTGCCCCAAGATCGCATGAAAGTATTCTGCGCGTGGCCCGCAAGGATTTTGGCGCGATCATCCACCCTTATTCAGCTTGGCACATTCTGGTGTACGGTATTTCCACCCAAGCGATTCGCTTTGAACAGCAACAGGCTTCAGCAACGGCTGTGGCAAAATTCCTGGAAGCTCATCCGAAAGTGGCCAGCGTCACGTATCCGGGCCTGAAAAGTCATGCTCAACATAAACTGGCGAAAAAATACCTGAAATCACCAGAAGGAAAGTTTGCTCCGGGCACGATGATTTCCTTCCAGCTTAAAGGTGACATGAAAAAGTGTCAGAAGTTTGTCGACGATATCGCCAAAAATTCTTATTCGATCACTTTGGCCGTCAGCTTGGGCCTGACAAAGACTTTGATTGAGGTACCTGGGTTTATGACCCACTCGGCGATCCCGGATGACAAACGGGGCGACAGCGGTATTGACCCGCGCGCCATCCGCCTTAGTATCGGTCTTGAAAACGTGAATGACATTATTGAGGACCTGCACGAGGCCCTCAAAAAAATCTAG